A single genomic interval of Puntigrus tetrazona isolate hp1 chromosome 1, ASM1883169v1, whole genome shotgun sequence harbors:
- the rgs11 gene encoding regulator of G-protein signaling 11 isoform X2 translates to MSTRWPSSELDYAIYLAKKNIRKQGELIEYEKECYNALHKRINHTWDFVVMQAREQLRASKQRRKADRIVLECQEQAFWLVNRPPPGMLDSIDHGPERRTMNTRVQLNAEFYKKEIEHNRISLARNRVKSSICLESYVKYCEQYQPHDPIMQGCLPSNPWITDDIMFWNMNSETVTVPTKLRVERWSFSFMELLNDSMGRKEFLTYLEKEFSAENLCFWQACEDVRHGETAKIPEKVDEVYKQFLAPGASRWVNIDSKTMEKTLEGLKRPHRFVLDDAQMHIYFLMKKDSYPRYLKSELYKNLLARAIVPQETKKSVFPFMRRQRHSSPSPALATQTAEDDGKAKNSNAVKNNSGTASRL, encoded by the exons ATGTCGACACGCTGGCCTTCTTCAGAACTGGACTATG cAATCTACTTGGCTAAGAAGAATATCCGAAAACAAGGAGAACTAATTGAGTATGAAAAG GAGTGCTATAATGCTTTACATAAACGTATCAACCACACCTGGGACTTTGTTGTGATGCAGGCTAGAGAGCAGCTCAG GGCATCAAAACAGCGTCGAAAAGCAGATCGTATCGTGCTGGAGTGTCAGGAACAAGCTTTCTGGCTGGTCAACAGACCTCCT CCTGGTATGCTGGACAGTATAGATCATGGACCGGAGAGAAGAACCATGAACACACGAGTGCAGCTG AATGCAGAATTCTACAAAAAAGAG ATTGAACATAACAGGATAAGCCTGGCAAGGAATCGTGTAAAGTCCTCCATTTGCCTTGAGAg TTATGTTAAGTACTGTGAGCAGTACCAGCCCCACGACCCCATAATGCAAGGATGTCTTCCCAGCAACCCCTGGATCACAGATGATATCATGTTTTGGAACATGAATTCTGAAAC AGTGACTGTGCCGACTAAACTGCGTGTGGAGCGCTGGAGCTTCAGCTTCATGGAGCTGCTCAACGACTCAATGGGAAGAAAAGAGTTTCTCACTTATTTGGAGAAAGAATTCAGCG CGGAGAACTTGTGTTTCTGGCAGGCCTGTGAAGACGTTCGTCACGGCGAGACTGCAAAAATCCCAGAGAAAGTGGATGAGGTTTACAA GCAGTTCCTGGCTCCTGGTGCAAGCCGCTGGGTGAATATTGACAGCAAGACCATGGAAAAGACCCTGGAAGGACTCAAGCGTCCCCACCGTTTTGTCTTGGATGATGCTCAAATGCACATTTACTTCCTCATGAAAAAG GATTCTTACCCTCGTTATCTCAAATCTGAACTGTACAAGAACTTATTAGCCAGAGCTATAGTACCACAGGAGACTAAGAAAAG TGTTTTCCCGTTCATGCGTCGTCAGCGTCACTCCAGCCCCTCGCCTGCCCTCGCCACCCAAACAGCAGAGGATGATGGGAAGGCAAAGAACTCTAACGCTGTCAAAAACAATTCTGGAACGGCATCCCGGCTTTAA
- the pgap6 gene encoding post-GPI attachment to proteins factor 6 isoform X2 — translation MLSLAVLPTGLPSCSYLFQAQMFSRRAADLPILQHNIPLSQTLTTTPALFKVFVPEFSSRMDVFILNCSVKLGNDCGLSITVGSNTLKQGSEVKQNCSGLESCSASVFIPPWNSWLMVTLESSQPNATISFSISANVTVGCKPLSVSSDFNTSAFIRTIIAPQSNSSGGLSNTSVSMRDQPGVRANSSEPVCMRSPSVFREDQDVLSLRFIVSSSNLTVTSDLPTVLTLEHSPGDSGGTFVVQLNLNTSSLAGAFARVKACLTPSAPVLRVNQSQTCSTGLMQGYSLSVSSSESQALLRIPFPDGAVWYLSLQTVCNDSVDCRNASAIVSASVSVSACIDDCGPYGECRLLRTHSYLYGACVCKAGWQGWGCTDGTTAQSYSRQMAAALLLTLSNFFFIPPIVVALYRGYHVEAAIYFFTMFFSTFYHACDQPGVTVMCIMDYDTLQFCDFLGSVVSVWVTIVCMARLQDPVKYLLFMAGTLVISMAMQLDRRGLWNLLGPVLFALVIMVTSWVYRGVKRRQCYPPMWRRWVLFLLPGIVSALIGVCVYVFAQTDSNYYYTHSIWHVMVATSVVFLLPPREKHVPPWGWTNKICSYSRCKNEKVELYTVT, via the exons ggaCTGCCGTCATGCTCATATTTATTTCAGGCGCAGATGTTTTCAAGGAGAGCTGCTGACCTGCCTATCTTGCAGCACAACATTCCACTCTCTCAGACGCTAACTACAACTCCAGCTCTGTTTAA GGTCTTTGTTCCAGAGTTCTCCTCCAGGatggatgttttcattttgaactgTTCTGTTAAGCTGGGAAACGATTGTGGGCTGTCAATCACTGTTGGCTCCAACACCTTGAAGCAGGGCTCAGAGGTGAAGCAGAACTGTTCAGGGTTAGAGAGCTGTTCCGCTTCGGTCTTCATTCCCCCGTGGAACAGCTGGCTGATGGTTACGCTTGAGAGTAGTCAACCAAACGCTACCATATCTTTCAGCATCTCTGCCAACGTCACAG TGGGATGTAAACCTTTGAGCGTCTCTTCAGATTTCAACACCTCAGCCTTCATTCGTACAATCATTGCTCCCCAAAGCAACAGCTCAGGTGGCCTCAGTAACACATCTGTTTCCATGAGAGACCAACCGGGCGTCCGTGCTAACAGCTCTGAGCCAGTGTGCATGAGAAGCCCTTCAGTGTTCAGAGAAGATCAGGATGTGCTATCACTACGCTTCATAGTTTCCAGCAGCAACCTAACCGTGACCTCAGACCTTCCCACTGTGCTCACCCTTGAGCACTCTCCTGGTGACAGTGGCGGCACGTTTGTTGTACAGCTCAACTTAAACACT AGTTCTCTGGCTGGCGCATTTGCTCGTGTCAAAGCATGTCTCACACCTTCTGCTCCGGTACTTCGTGTCAACCAAAGCCAGACGTGTTCTACAG GGCTAATGCAGGGCTATTCTCTGAGCGTGAGCAGCAGCGAATCGCAAGCATTGTTGAGGATTCCGTTTCCAGACGGAGCAGTGTGGTACCTCAGCCTCCAGACCGTGTGCAATGACAG TGTCGACTGCAGGAACGCATCTGCTATAGTGAGTGCGTCTGTGAGTGTGAGCGCGTGCATTGATGACTGTGGGCCGTATGGAGAGTGCAGACTGCTACGCACACACAGCTATCTCTATGGCGCGTGTGTGTGCAAAGcag GTTGGCAGGGATGGGGCTGTACGGACGGAACGACTGCACAGTCATACTCTCGGCAGATGGCTGCTGCCCTGCTCCTCACCCTCAGTAACTTTTTCTTCATCCCACCCATCGTCGTAGCACTTTACAGAGGCTATCACGTCGAGGCCGCCATCTACTTCTTCACCATGTTTTTCTCCACG TTTTATCATGCTTGTGACCAGCCCGGGGTGACTGTGATGTGCATTATGGACTATGACACTCTCCAGTTCTGTGATTTCCTGGGTTCTGTTGTGTCAGTGTGGGTGACCATTGTGTGCATGGCACGGCTCCAGGATCCAGTAAAATAC TTATTGTTTATGGCGGGCACTCTCGTCATTTCTATGGCGATGCAGTTGGACCGCAGGGGGCTATGGAACCTTTTAGGTCCTGTACTGTTTGCTTTGGTCATTATGGTCACTTCCTGG GTTTATCGAGGAGTGAAGCGGCGTCAATGCTACCCTCCAATGTGGCGCCGCTGGGTGCTGTTCCTGCTTCCGGGCATCGTGTCTGCATTGAtcggagtgtgtgtgtacgtcTTCGCTCAGACCGACAGCAACTACTACTACACTCATTCTATATGGCATGTCATGGTGGCCACGAGCGTGGTCTTCCTCTTACCACCCCGTGAGAAACACGTTCCCCCCTGGGGCTGGACCAACAAAATCTGTAGCTACAGCaggtgtaaaaatgaaaaagtggaGCTTTACACCGTCACTTAA